One genomic segment of Sorex araneus isolate mSorAra2 chromosome X, mSorAra2.pri, whole genome shotgun sequence includes these proteins:
- the RPGR gene encoding X-linked retinitis pigmentosa GTPase regulator isoform X2: protein MPLGTGDPDESVPDSGAVFTFGKTRFAENIPSKFWFKNDIPICLSCGDEHTAIVTGNNKLYVFGSNNWGQLGLGSKSTITKPTCVKEKGNVYAAGGNNEGQLGLGDTEERNTFQLISFFTCEHKIKQLAAGSNTSAALTEDGKLFMWGDNSEGQIGLQDLTNVCIPHQVTIGKPISWISCGYYHSAFVTTEGELFTFGETDSGKLGLPKELLYNHRTPQQVFGISERVIQVACGGAHTVVLTEKSVYAFGLGQFGQLGLGTFLFETSEPKAIENIKDQKIRSISCGENHTALVTDVGLMYTFGDGRHGKLGLGMENFTNQFNPTLCSNFFRFVVQLVACGGCHMLVFACPRVGMAEEIDFDKLDDSFRSTVSDLVRGSSLQRTLSARLRRRERERSPDSVQATQVLTLREDTLSSRTCFPNDPGSSNMLPSTLQNKITDREGPMELEELGDAQDQMPIENEPENSAADSESLGETNDILNMTHMMSLNSNDKAYKLSPIQKQKKQETDETLNQQSGNTENDDSTEYESQEMTPPMKEGSTYKQLLATGIYKMPISASVEEISDEEVGDDDPDQSKVQSETNAEALDKNPLTQAIKYDYNPSGSEEGAQEGEEHSSKCSDTEEAVFEQGSEQIQLLSPVKEEIRQNEESFESIDAFIDDLPKTDLSIEDEETKDYSLEGQLSKQDIDSEGDSLEEPECHLRGEVESQMGILGAFLQPKSLGFSSGKEKDGELKTNENLWSRRQYPGRAQEEPEPTLCTFMAKYSFQSDHLSKIPEEKEGSEDSDESGIDEQEIETNDDLEDSEENDEKTDNLSDDLTERAEVSESEGKSRGETENVSEQFWKEGNSGVAQRQSKEGEEEEKNKGGEGESLDKREKDLEREKDSEHIEINQNCQEERNKGMEKEKEGGEEGEGEEDREGLDGGEEDEEGEEEKEEEEEEDGGAWEEEVEEEEKEEEEEEEEEEDEKTEGGEEGSKGEGDKGEGKGEEEEGKEEGADEDDREWEEEGGGEEEEVEGEEEEVEGEEEEVEGEEEEVEGEEEVEGEEEVEGEEEEVEGEEEEVEGEEEVDGEEEVEGEEEVEEGKEKKEEEWEEEEEGEEGEWEEEREEEEEGEDSEGEGKELRVGGEEQEGGGQKKTREEREGEGENGREEEGEEEDNEEEERRYQETGGKVSGRQRRQGEGKDSPKVSKIKVSVKYGKDKAYTEKLTPNTRGKGKDHEGQRFQMPVQSKQMLQSRPPGSKTFWNDVLPHYLELK from the exons AAAAAGGCAATGTATATGCAGCTGGAGGAAATAATGAAGGGCAGTTGGGACTTGGGGACACTGAAGAAAGGAACACTTTCCAGCTAATTAGCTTTTTCACATGTGAGCATAAGATTAAACAGCTTGCTGCTGGATCTAATACTTCGGCTGCATTAACTG AGGATGGAAAACTCTTTATGTGGGGCGACAATTCTGAAGGACAAATTGGCTTACAAGATTTGACTAATGTGTGTATTCCTCATCAAGTGACCATTGGGAAACCTATCTCATGGATCTCTTGTGGCTATTACCATTCTGCTTTTGTGACAA CTGAGGGAGAACTGTTCACATTTGGAGAAACGGACTCTGGGAAGTTAGGTCTTCCCAAGGAACTGCTGTACAATCACCGAACACCACAGCAGGTGTTTGGAATTTCTGAGAGGGTGATTCAAGTAGCTTGTGGTggagcacacacagtggttctcaCAG AGAAATCAGTGTATGCCTTTGGACTGGGACAGTTTGGTCAGTTGGGTCTTGGTACTTTTCTATTTGAAACTTCAGAACCCAAAGCCATTGAGAATATTAAGGACCAGAAAATACGCTCTATTTCCTGTGGAGAAAATCACACAGCTCTAGTAACAG aTGTTGGTCTTATGTATACTTTCGGAGATGGTCGACATGGGAAATTAGGGCTTGGAATGGAGAATTTTACCAATCAGTTCAATCCCACTCTGTGCTCTAACTTCTTCAGATTTGTAGTTCAACTG GTTGCATGTGGTGGATGTCACATGCTAGTTTTTGCATGTCCACGCGTTGGAATGGCAGAAGAAATTGACTTTGATAAATTGGATGATTCTTTCAGATCAACTGTCAGTGATCTGGTCCGAGGTAGTTCACTGCAGAGAACTTTATCAGCACGTTTACGCCGAAGAGAGAGG GAAAGATCCCCGGATTCTGTGCAGGCGACACAAGTGCTCACCTTGCGGGAAGATACTTTATCATCACGCACATGTTTTCCAAATGATCCAGGTTCTTCCAATATGCTTCCAAGTACtctgcaaaacaaaataactgacAGAGAGGGCCCCATGGAACTTGAGGAACTGG GTGATGCTCAAGATCAAATGCCTATAGAAAACGAACCAGAGAATTCTGCTGCTGATTCCGAAAGCCTTGGAGAAACTAATGATATCTTAAATATG acACATATGATGAGCTTAAATTCTAATGACAAGGCATACAAGTTATCACCAATTCAAAAACAAAAG AAACAAGAAACAGATGAGACACTGAATCAGCAAAGCGGTAATACCGAAAATGATGATAGTACTGAATATGAAAGTCAAGAGATGACCCCACCTATGAAAGAAGGGAGCACATATAAACAACTTTTGGCAACAGGAATATACAAGATGCCAATATCTGCATCTGTGGAAGAAATTTCAGATGAGGAAGTAGGTGATGATGACCCAGACCAGTCCAAGGTGCAATCTGAGACTAATGCAGAGGCTTTGGATAAAAATCCACTTACCCAAGCAATTAAGTATGACTATAATCCAAGTGGTAGCGAGGAAGGAGCACAGGAAGGTGAAGAACACAGTTCTAAGTGTTCAGATACCGAAGAAGCAGTCTTTGAGCAGGGAAGTGAGCAGATCCAATTGCTAAGTCCTGTGAAGGAGGAGATAAGACAGAATGAAGAGAGTTTTGAAAGCATTGATGCATTTATTGATGACTTACCAAAGACAGACTTAAGTATCGAGGATGAAGAAACTAAAGACTATTCTTTAGAAGGTCAATTGAGCAAGCAAGACATTGACAGTGAAGGGGATTCTCTAGAGGAGCCAGAGTGTCACTTGAGAGGTGAAGTTGAAAGCCAGATGGGCATACTTGGTGCCTTTTTGCAGCCCAAATCACTAGGCTTTAGTAGTGGAAAGGAAAAGGATGGTGAATTGAAAACTAATGAAAACCTATGGTCTAGGAGACAATATCCCGGGCGAGCCCAAGAAGAGCCTGAACCCACACTGTGCACATTCATGGCAAAATATAGTTTTCAGTCTGACCATTTATCAAAGATTCCAGAAGAGAAGGAGGGATCAGAGGATTCTGATGAAAGTGGAATAGATGAGCAAGAGATAGAGACAAATGACGATTTGGAGGACTCTGAAGAAAATGATGAGAAAACAGATAACTTGTCAGATGACCTTACAGAGAGAGCAGAGGTGAGTGAAAGTGAAGGAAAGTCAAGGGGAGAGACCGAGAATGTGTCTGAGCAATTCTGGAAGGAGGGTAATTCAGGAGTGGCACAGAGGCAAagtaaggagggagaggaggaggagaaaaacaagggaggagaaggagagagcttggataaaagagagaaagacctAGAAAGGGAGAAAGACTCAGAGCATATAGAAATAAACCAAAACTGTcaagaggaaagaaacaaagggatggagaaagagaaggaaggtggagaagagggagaaggggaagaagacagagaagggtTAGATGGaggagaggaagatgaggagggggaggaggaaaaagaagaggaagaggaagaagatggaggagcgtgggaagaagaagtagaagaggaagagaaagaggaggaagaagaggaagaggaggaagaggacgaaaagacagagggaggagaggagggaagtaaAGGAGAGGGAGAcaagggagaagggaaaggggaggaagaagaagggaaagaagaaggtgCAGATGAGGATGACAGAGagtgggaagaggaggggggcggtgaggaagaagaggtggaaggtgaggaagaagaggtggaaggtgaggaagaagaggtggaaggtgaggaggaagaggtggaaggTGAGGAAGAGGTGGAAGGTGAGGAAGAGGTGGAaggtgaggaggaagaggtggaaggtgaggaggaagaggtggaaggTGAGGAAGAGGTGGATGGTGAGGAAGAGGTGGAAGGTGAGGAGGAAgtggaagaagggaaagagaaaaaggaagaggaatgggaggaggaggaagagggagaggaaggggaatgggaggaggagagggaagaagaggaggaaggggaggatagcgaaggagaggggaaggaactACGAGTGGGAGGGGAGGAACAAGAAGGTGGAGGCCAGAAAAAGACtcgggaggagagggaaggggagggagaaaatgggagagaagaagagggggaagaagaggacaatgaggaagaggaaagaagatacCAGGAGACAGGTGGTAAGGTGAGTGGAAGGCAGCGAAGACAGGGTGAAGGAAAAGATTCCCCCAAAGTGAGCAAAATCAAAGTCTCTGTAAAATATGGCAAAGATAAAGCATATACAGAAAAACTTACTCCTAATACAAGGGGCAAGGGGAAAGACCATGAAGGACAGAGGTTCCAAATGCCAGTGCAGTCAAAACAAATGTTACAAAGTAGACCACCAGGTTCCAAAACATTCTGGAATGATGTTTTACCACATTACTTGGAACTGAAGTAG
- the RPGR gene encoding X-linked retinitis pigmentosa GTPase regulator isoform X1 yields MPLGTGDPDESVPDSGAVFTFGKTRFAENIPSKFWFKNDIPICLSCGDEHTAIVTGNNKLYVFGSNNWGQLGLGSKSTITKPTCVKALKPEKVIFVACGRNHTLISTEKGNVYAAGGNNEGQLGLGDTEERNTFQLISFFTCEHKIKQLAAGSNTSAALTEDGKLFMWGDNSEGQIGLQDLTNVCIPHQVTIGKPISWISCGYYHSAFVTTEGELFTFGETDSGKLGLPKELLYNHRTPQQVFGISERVIQVACGGAHTVVLTEKSVYAFGLGQFGQLGLGTFLFETSEPKAIENIKDQKIRSISCGENHTALVTDVGLMYTFGDGRHGKLGLGMENFTNQFNPTLCSNFFRFVVQLVACGGCHMLVFACPRVGMAEEIDFDKLDDSFRSTVSDLVRGSSLQRTLSARLRRRERERSPDSVQATQVLTLREDTLSSRTCFPNDPGSSNMLPSTLQNKITDREGPMELEELGDAQDQMPIENEPENSAADSESLGETNDILNMTHMMSLNSNDKAYKLSPIQKQKKQETDETLNQQSGNTENDDSTEYESQEMTPPMKEGSTYKQLLATGIYKMPISASVEEISDEEVGDDDPDQSKVQSETNAEALDKNPLTQAIKYDYNPSGSEEGAQEGEEHSSKCSDTEEAVFEQGSEQIQLLSPVKEEIRQNEESFESIDAFIDDLPKTDLSIEDEETKDYSLEGQLSKQDIDSEGDSLEEPECHLRGEVESQMGILGAFLQPKSLGFSSGKEKDGELKTNENLWSRRQYPGRAQEEPEPTLCTFMAKYSFQSDHLSKIPEEKEGSEDSDESGIDEQEIETNDDLEDSEENDEKTDNLSDDLTERAEVSESEGKSRGETENVSEQFWKEGNSGVAQRQSKEGEEEEKNKGGEGESLDKREKDLEREKDSEHIEINQNCQEERNKGMEKEKEGGEEGEGEEDREGLDGGEEDEEGEEEKEEEEEEDGGAWEEEVEEEEKEEEEEEEEEEDEKTEGGEEGSKGEGDKGEGKGEEEEGKEEGADEDDREWEEEGGGEEEEVEGEEEEVEGEEEEVEGEEEEVEGEEEVEGEEEVEGEEEEVEGEEEEVEGEEEVDGEEEVEGEEEVEEGKEKKEEEWEEEEEGEEGEWEEEREEEEEGEDSEGEGKELRVGGEEQEGGGQKKTREEREGEGENGREEEGEEEDNEEEERRYQETGGKVSGRQRRQGEGKDSPKVSKIKVSVKYGKDKAYTEKLTPNTRGKGKDHEGQRFQMPVQSKQMLQSRPPGSKTFWNDVLPHYLELK; encoded by the exons cTTTAAAACCTGAAAAGGTGATATTTGTTGCCTGTGGAAGAAACCACACTCTAATTTCAACAG AAAAAGGCAATGTATATGCAGCTGGAGGAAATAATGAAGGGCAGTTGGGACTTGGGGACACTGAAGAAAGGAACACTTTCCAGCTAATTAGCTTTTTCACATGTGAGCATAAGATTAAACAGCTTGCTGCTGGATCTAATACTTCGGCTGCATTAACTG AGGATGGAAAACTCTTTATGTGGGGCGACAATTCTGAAGGACAAATTGGCTTACAAGATTTGACTAATGTGTGTATTCCTCATCAAGTGACCATTGGGAAACCTATCTCATGGATCTCTTGTGGCTATTACCATTCTGCTTTTGTGACAA CTGAGGGAGAACTGTTCACATTTGGAGAAACGGACTCTGGGAAGTTAGGTCTTCCCAAGGAACTGCTGTACAATCACCGAACACCACAGCAGGTGTTTGGAATTTCTGAGAGGGTGATTCAAGTAGCTTGTGGTggagcacacacagtggttctcaCAG AGAAATCAGTGTATGCCTTTGGACTGGGACAGTTTGGTCAGTTGGGTCTTGGTACTTTTCTATTTGAAACTTCAGAACCCAAAGCCATTGAGAATATTAAGGACCAGAAAATACGCTCTATTTCCTGTGGAGAAAATCACACAGCTCTAGTAACAG aTGTTGGTCTTATGTATACTTTCGGAGATGGTCGACATGGGAAATTAGGGCTTGGAATGGAGAATTTTACCAATCAGTTCAATCCCACTCTGTGCTCTAACTTCTTCAGATTTGTAGTTCAACTG GTTGCATGTGGTGGATGTCACATGCTAGTTTTTGCATGTCCACGCGTTGGAATGGCAGAAGAAATTGACTTTGATAAATTGGATGATTCTTTCAGATCAACTGTCAGTGATCTGGTCCGAGGTAGTTCACTGCAGAGAACTTTATCAGCACGTTTACGCCGAAGAGAGAGG GAAAGATCCCCGGATTCTGTGCAGGCGACACAAGTGCTCACCTTGCGGGAAGATACTTTATCATCACGCACATGTTTTCCAAATGATCCAGGTTCTTCCAATATGCTTCCAAGTACtctgcaaaacaaaataactgacAGAGAGGGCCCCATGGAACTTGAGGAACTGG GTGATGCTCAAGATCAAATGCCTATAGAAAACGAACCAGAGAATTCTGCTGCTGATTCCGAAAGCCTTGGAGAAACTAATGATATCTTAAATATG acACATATGATGAGCTTAAATTCTAATGACAAGGCATACAAGTTATCACCAATTCAAAAACAAAAG AAACAAGAAACAGATGAGACACTGAATCAGCAAAGCGGTAATACCGAAAATGATGATAGTACTGAATATGAAAGTCAAGAGATGACCCCACCTATGAAAGAAGGGAGCACATATAAACAACTTTTGGCAACAGGAATATACAAGATGCCAATATCTGCATCTGTGGAAGAAATTTCAGATGAGGAAGTAGGTGATGATGACCCAGACCAGTCCAAGGTGCAATCTGAGACTAATGCAGAGGCTTTGGATAAAAATCCACTTACCCAAGCAATTAAGTATGACTATAATCCAAGTGGTAGCGAGGAAGGAGCACAGGAAGGTGAAGAACACAGTTCTAAGTGTTCAGATACCGAAGAAGCAGTCTTTGAGCAGGGAAGTGAGCAGATCCAATTGCTAAGTCCTGTGAAGGAGGAGATAAGACAGAATGAAGAGAGTTTTGAAAGCATTGATGCATTTATTGATGACTTACCAAAGACAGACTTAAGTATCGAGGATGAAGAAACTAAAGACTATTCTTTAGAAGGTCAATTGAGCAAGCAAGACATTGACAGTGAAGGGGATTCTCTAGAGGAGCCAGAGTGTCACTTGAGAGGTGAAGTTGAAAGCCAGATGGGCATACTTGGTGCCTTTTTGCAGCCCAAATCACTAGGCTTTAGTAGTGGAAAGGAAAAGGATGGTGAATTGAAAACTAATGAAAACCTATGGTCTAGGAGACAATATCCCGGGCGAGCCCAAGAAGAGCCTGAACCCACACTGTGCACATTCATGGCAAAATATAGTTTTCAGTCTGACCATTTATCAAAGATTCCAGAAGAGAAGGAGGGATCAGAGGATTCTGATGAAAGTGGAATAGATGAGCAAGAGATAGAGACAAATGACGATTTGGAGGACTCTGAAGAAAATGATGAGAAAACAGATAACTTGTCAGATGACCTTACAGAGAGAGCAGAGGTGAGTGAAAGTGAAGGAAAGTCAAGGGGAGAGACCGAGAATGTGTCTGAGCAATTCTGGAAGGAGGGTAATTCAGGAGTGGCACAGAGGCAAagtaaggagggagaggaggaggagaaaaacaagggaggagaaggagagagcttggataaaagagagaaagacctAGAAAGGGAGAAAGACTCAGAGCATATAGAAATAAACCAAAACTGTcaagaggaaagaaacaaagggatggagaaagagaaggaaggtggagaagagggagaaggggaagaagacagagaagggtTAGATGGaggagaggaagatgaggagggggaggaggaaaaagaagaggaagaggaagaagatggaggagcgtgggaagaagaagtagaagaggaagagaaagaggaggaagaagaggaagaggaggaagaggacgaaaagacagagggaggagaggagggaagtaaAGGAGAGGGAGAcaagggagaagggaaaggggaggaagaagaagggaaagaagaaggtgCAGATGAGGATGACAGAGagtgggaagaggaggggggcggtgaggaagaagaggtggaaggtgaggaagaagaggtggaaggtgaggaagaagaggtggaaggtgaggaggaagaggtggaaggTGAGGAAGAGGTGGAAGGTGAGGAAGAGGTGGAaggtgaggaggaagaggtggaaggtgaggaggaagaggtggaaggTGAGGAAGAGGTGGATGGTGAGGAAGAGGTGGAAGGTGAGGAGGAAgtggaagaagggaaagagaaaaaggaagaggaatgggaggaggaggaagagggagaggaaggggaatgggaggaggagagggaagaagaggaggaaggggaggatagcgaaggagaggggaaggaactACGAGTGGGAGGGGAGGAACAAGAAGGTGGAGGCCAGAAAAAGACtcgggaggagagggaaggggagggagaaaatgggagagaagaagagggggaagaagaggacaatgaggaagaggaaagaagatacCAGGAGACAGGTGGTAAGGTGAGTGGAAGGCAGCGAAGACAGGGTGAAGGAAAAGATTCCCCCAAAGTGAGCAAAATCAAAGTCTCTGTAAAATATGGCAAAGATAAAGCATATACAGAAAAACTTACTCCTAATACAAGGGGCAAGGGGAAAGACCATGAAGGACAGAGGTTCCAAATGCCAGTGCAGTCAAAACAAATGTTACAAAGTAGACCACCAGGTTCCAAAACATTCTGGAATGATGTTTTACCACATTACTTGGAACTGAAGTAG